In Paenibacillus sonchi, a single genomic region encodes these proteins:
- a CDS encoding GNAT family N-acetyltransferase: MIELEVQDYYKGLPALDQVKINTLFARAVLEQRIPGKVYADSKEKPGAFYVVHPYGMSLVYGAAANPDFHHRLSDYITGRGENRIQAEWLQGDPAGDWSERIDAIAAAHNSTLPAGGRESGQDNYRAIEKNTRVNFSFDREAYCAARAQFFKQEADLVRTGKEHFFAQTGSVLPRFFWRDEEHFVAEGAGYSILEDGGVASTAFSSCITADQLEIGIETAEASRGKGYAFTVCAALIDYCLDHRLEPVWACRLENQGSYYLAQKLGFKPSLTLPYYRLAL, encoded by the coding sequence ATGATTGAACTGGAGGTTCAAGACTATTACAAAGGGTTGCCTGCGCTGGATCAAGTGAAAATAAATACACTTTTTGCCAGGGCTGTGCTGGAGCAGCGTATTCCGGGGAAAGTGTATGCCGACAGCAAAGAAAAGCCGGGTGCGTTCTATGTCGTCCATCCTTATGGAATGTCATTGGTCTATGGAGCTGCTGCGAATCCGGATTTTCATCACCGGTTGTCGGATTACATAACGGGCAGAGGGGAAAACCGCATACAGGCAGAGTGGCTGCAGGGAGACCCGGCCGGAGACTGGAGTGAGCGGATCGATGCTATAGCTGCTGCGCATAACAGCACATTGCCGGCAGGCGGCAGGGAATCCGGTCAGGACAATTACCGGGCCATAGAAAAAAATACCAGAGTGAATTTCAGCTTTGACCGTGAAGCCTATTGTGCAGCACGGGCGCAGTTCTTCAAGCAGGAGGCAGACCTGGTACGAACGGGAAAAGAGCATTTTTTTGCTCAGACCGGTTCAGTGCTTCCGCGTTTTTTTTGGCGGGATGAAGAACATTTTGTGGCTGAAGGCGCCGGCTACAGTATCCTGGAGGATGGCGGGGTTGCTTCTACTGCATTTTCGTCCTGTATCACGGCGGATCAGCTCGAAATCGGGATAGAGACAGCGGAAGCTTCACGGGGAAAAGGGTATGCATTTACCGTATGCGCCGCGTTGATCGATTATTGCCTTGACCATCGTCTGGAGCCGGTATGGGCCTGCCGCCTGGAGAATCAGGGGTCTTATTATCTGGCACAGAAGCTGGGCTTCAAGCCGTCGCTGACGCTGCCTTATTACCGGCTCGCATTGTGA
- a CDS encoding asparaginase — protein MIIPVPEVNFTASPSYNPSLKNVVILATGGTIAGSGEAHKTLNYEPGALSIQDLLDSVPHLERVANCAGVQVSNLCSADITSEHWLTLAALINTLALREDVHGFVITHGTDTLDETSYFLNLVIKTDKPVIITGSMRPATAISPDGPLNLYQSVALAANPEASGQGVMVVFAEGIYSGRDVQKVNTFKANAFDERDFGCLGYMRDSEAFFYTRSLKKHTTAAQFDISALEQLPQVSVAYFHVDADPGILDYLATLSKGIVIAGAGGGLYSKPWIDKVGELKNNDIPVVRCSRISSGITLKDSYIDLSANSIPCNSLVPQKARILLSLALTQTTGYEEIAAMFNEY, from the coding sequence ATGATTATTCCAGTTCCAGAAGTGAATTTTACAGCCTCCCCTTCCTATAATCCGAGCCTCAAAAATGTGGTCATTCTCGCCACCGGGGGTACTATTGCAGGCAGCGGCGAAGCGCATAAAACCTTGAATTACGAGCCTGGTGCTCTGTCGATACAGGATTTGCTGGACAGTGTCCCCCATCTTGAACGTGTAGCCAATTGCGCAGGAGTACAGGTCAGCAATCTGTGCAGCGCCGATATAACCAGTGAGCACTGGCTGACCCTGGCGGCCCTGATCAACACCCTGGCACTCCGTGAAGATGTGCATGGTTTTGTGATCACACACGGCACGGATACCCTGGACGAAACGTCGTACTTTCTTAATCTCGTAATCAAAACGGACAAACCGGTCATCATTACCGGCTCCATGCGCCCGGCTACGGCCATCAGTCCGGATGGACCGCTGAATTTGTACCAGTCGGTAGCTCTGGCGGCCAACCCGGAAGCTTCCGGCCAAGGCGTCATGGTTGTGTTTGCCGAAGGGATCTACAGTGGCCGGGATGTGCAGAAGGTCAACACCTTTAAGGCCAATGCCTTTGATGAACGGGATTTTGGATGTCTCGGCTATATGCGGGACAGCGAGGCTTTTTTCTACACCAGATCGCTCAAAAAGCATACCACCGCCGCCCAGTTCGACATTTCTGCCCTGGAACAGCTGCCGCAGGTGTCCGTAGCCTATTTCCATGTAGATGCTGATCCGGGTATTCTGGATTATCTGGCTACCCTCTCCAAAGGCATTGTCATTGCCGGAGCAGGCGGAGGCCTCTACAGCAAACCCTGGATCGATAAAGTCGGCGAGCTCAAAAATAACGATATCCCCGTTGTCCGCTGCTCGCGGATTTCCAGCGGCATTACGCTGAAGGATTCCTATATCGACCTTTCTGCCAATTCGATTCCCTGCAACAGCCTCGTGCCGCAAAAGGCACGAATCCTGCTCTCGCTGGCGCTGACCCAAACAACGGGTTATGAGGAAATCGCTGCAATGTTCAACGAATACTAG